A genomic region of Miscanthus floridulus cultivar M001 chromosome 3, ASM1932011v1, whole genome shotgun sequence contains the following coding sequences:
- the LOC136544107 gene encoding uncharacterized protein, translating to MAAYCREVYQLEDKFNGLKLNHIPRRLNEAADALEKVASDQELVPIGVFASDQHKPSVRYKGLEQDGDGLPVLGSGADQPLAPSSPKVMELEEDPAIEPDPLVDWSMPYLDYLLYDTLSTNKMEARWLTHHAKSFVLVESELYK from the coding sequence atggctgcatactgccgAGAAGTctaccagctagaggacaagttcaatggcctcaagctcaaccacatcccaaggcgcctcaacgaggcggccgacgcacTAGAAAAGGTAGCATCTGACCAGGAACTGGTGCCAataggtgtcttcgccagcgaccaacacaagccctcggttcgcTATAAGGGGTTAGAACAAGACGGTGATGGTCTACCCGTTCTAGGAtcaggggctgaccaaccgttGGCTCCATCcagccccaaagtcatggagcttgaagaggacccagcgatagagcctgaccctctggtcgactggagtatgccttacctcgactacctcctctatgaTACGCTATCAACGAACAAGATGGAGGCCCGATGGCTCAcacatcatgccaagtcctttgttcttgtggagagcGAACTATACAAGTGA
- the LOC136544106 gene encoding uncharacterized protein: protein MAIPNYTDLKLKMSGPSKVITIGTSFQHVYECEVKCCNHAAAIIASRELVTLRKEVTEEVPDPKKSTESFELAEGSKKVLIDPGSPKGKVVCIGTTLSPK, encoded by the coding sequence atggccattcccAACTACACCGACCTCAAGCTTAAGATGTCGGGCCCTAGcaaggtcatcaccatcggcacctccttccagcatgtctacgagtgcgaggtcaagtgctgcAATCACGCCGCGGCAATCATCGCCTCCAGAGAGCTCGTGACCCTCAGAaaagaggtcaccgaagaagtgcCCGACCCCAAGAAGTCGACCGAGTCTTTCGAGCTAGCGGAGGGCTCCAagaaggtcctcatagatcctggcAGCCCCAAGGGCAAggtggtgtgcattggcaccacactttcccctaaatag